In one window of Mytilus galloprovincialis chromosome 6, xbMytGall1.hap1.1, whole genome shotgun sequence DNA:
- the LOC143079660 gene encoding uncharacterized protein LOC143079660 codes for MQKYTLAERIIKIRQDNPSSISTPASNSTSSSDIRNLNSASTKGTSTVSSLEDVINYRMKKRKKETKQNVQINYDTEMEQSTTSYKENVTPTTDATIESDSQSLISIRKRKQSMRTLSTQYSPRSRIVYGDSNSAENRRRPSSLTRPLADVIKDLGSKKSVCDISNSSRSRENTIIKEGLKRNDNVSIDDNYHGCNQLQIETNEEKSSKPNTAQGPSNSKEDETVKHITKVTITPKKTRNLLSIVEGSQHDEPVNEDTEITSSRSQEDEILNVNIEIPVNNKEKPIVLPVIDEDREHTSTMHNSSEEINNPDEASDIPRFNKNAITMFDNEVENGSSKREEDVSKSYIIDEDKLIGEKLVETEREFGENQEEKQHLFSDNKGEVKSKQDSISKTETGGKDKQVQGKSQSEFSGLNKGSEKTRYDHKSKAIPTKEENPKDTSKQSRSNVKFKKPEKNRSHRRTEISKTDNRDRRTSVVSKRGSVSKMSLKQGPANGLQEAKDQEKDKKKKNEDFELLMQTYIKNVQEEQLFSEQVIGAISKWKESTDLEESRKSYSEAIKSTKENSHLDCVQSKNSMSTVKRSSRKHTKLESNVELPDGVINQCQDENSKNNIPEENDSKESENFAQSSATKHDKIDSLERQISVPQESNNEDKGITNNSETRRENATDVADVKDDGDFCSPTLNLLRESLSEANAAEKSQMTVEVASESQNKHNEEQSTATQDTEDRQMSCNTNEDDTNNNDDIEGDNNDTNVIHTDGVLNIQQSVINDDTEESDSKYTEKDSCTVKKETLNSSKMSTEFVFESEIENTRTNSNANMNEHIGKDNTDISKTISNSLTTNEMNAHNSEGTNQQSSNNLNETKTVNSKGISMSDENNFDTTENNSTANQTGQQENVTITDKRNYSSLGDGGDNITSNGIYPLERCTPGPIFEFKETKLTANKTVKNVNDQQISSSVKLWDADDQDLPPLSKLQRQFTRLHHVPCENHVHDKKESADYKFGDGTLFFEENKKLLHTSRVDKIIMDLYFAQKADYSVHKDRLTYQYFNTNVGFARSSTKLDASKEFIFGRQNTTIDCKFAETLKRIDLNKTRENSFFLPSPRSQCRKVKAYANLQKKLAYVLKQ; via the exons ATGCAAAAGTATACACTAGCTGAACGGATTATAAAAATAAGACAAGACAATCCATCCAGTATATCTACTCCAGCATCGAATTCAACGTCAAGTTCAGATATACGAAATCTTAATTCCGCCTCAACAAAAGGAACTAGCACTGTGTCATCGTTAGAAGATGTTATTAATTacagaatgaaaaaaagaaaaaaagaaacaaaacagaaTGTTCAGATCAATTACGACACAGAAATGGAACAAAGTACCACttcttataaagaaaatgttACGCCGACCACAGACGCTACAATAGAAAGCGATTCACAAAGCCTTATAAGTATACGCAAAAGAAAACAGAGTATGAGAACTTTGTCTACCCAATATAGTCCTAGAAGTCGTATTGTTTATGGGGATTCTAATAGTGCAGAAAACAGACGAAGGCCGTCGTCTCTAACTAGACCTTTGGCAGATGTTATAAAAGATCTAGGATCAAAGAAAAGCGTTTGCGATATTTCAAATTCAAGTAGATCACGTGAAAATACAATAATTAAAGAAGGACTGAAACGTAACGACAATGTTTCCATTGATGATAATTATCATGGATGCAATCAATTACAAATAGAAACAAATGAAGAAAAATCTTCAAAGCCAAACACTGCTCAAGGCCCAAGTAATTCAAAAGAGGACGAAACAGTTAAACACATAACAAAAGTTACAATAACACCTAAAAAGACTCGGAATCTTCTTTCAATTGTTGAGGGATCACAACATGATGAACCAGTAAATGAGGATACAGAAATAACGAGTAGTAGAAGTCAGGAAGACgaaattttgaatgtaaatattGAAATACCTGTAAACAACAAAGAAAAGCCTATTGTTTTACCTGTCATAGATGAAGATAGGGAGCATACGTCGACGATGCACAACTCAAGCGAGGAAATTAATAATCCCGATGAAGCGAGCGATATTCCACGTTTTAATAAAAACGCAATTACTATGTTTGATAATGAAGTAGAAAATGGTAGTAGTAAAAGGGAAGAAGATGTCAGTAAAAGTTACATTATTGACGAAGACAAGTTAATCGGAGAAAAACTAGTAGAAACAGAGagagaatttggtgaaaatcAAGAAGAAAAACAACATCTTTTTTCGGATAATAAAGGAGAAGTAAAAAGCAAGCAAGATAGTATCTCAAAAACAGAAACTGGAGGGAAAGACAAACAAGTGCAAGGAAAATCTCAGTCTGAATTTTCGGGATTAAACAAAGGCTCAGAGAAGACAAGGTATGATCATAAAAGCAAAGCAATTCCGACGAAAGAAGAAAACCCTAAAGATACATCTAAACAAAGCAGATCTAACGTAAAATTTAAGAAACCAGAGAAGAATCGTTCACACAGGAGAACTGAGATTTCTAAAACAGATAACCGTGACAGACGCACCAGTGTAGTTTCAAAAAGAGGATCTGTGTCAAAG ATGAGTTTGAAACAAGGTCCTGCAAATGGTTTACAAGAAGCCAAAGATCAAGAAaaggataaaaagaaaaaaaacgaagaTTTTGAACTTTTAATGCAGACTTATATTAAAAACGTGCAAGAAGAGCAATTATTCAGTGAACAAGTCATAGGAGCTATTTCTAAATGGAAAGAATCTACTGATCTCGAGGAAAGTAGAAAGTCTTATTCAGAAGCAAtaaaatcaacaaaagaaaattctCATTTGGATTGTGTTCAAAGCAAAAACTCCATGTCAACAGTAAAAAGGTCGAGTCGAAAACACACAAAACTTGAATCGAATGTTGAACTACCAGACGGTGTTATAAATCAATGTCAAGACGAGAATTCCAAAAATAACATTCCAGAAGAAAATGATAGCAAGGAGTCCGAAAACTTCGCACAATCTTCAGCAACAAAACACGACAAAATAGATTCCCTTGAAAGACAAATCAGCGTCCCTCAAGAAAGTAATAACGAAGATAAGGGAATTACAAATAACAGCGAGACTCGGAGAGAAAACGCAACCGATGTTGCTGATGTAAAAGATGATGGAGATTTTTGTAGTCCAACTCTAAATTTATTAAGAGAAAGTCTCTCCGAAGCCAATGCTGCAGAAAAAAGTCAAATGACGGTTGAGGTCGCAAGTGAAAGCCAAAATAAACATAACGAAGAGCAATCGACTGCTACACAAGATACCGAAGATCGTCAGATGAGTTGTAATACCAATGAAGATGATACGAATAATAATGATGATATAGAAGGAGATAACAATGACACAAATGTGATCCATACAGATGGTGTTCTGAACATCCAACAATCAGTTATTAATGACGACACCGAAGAATCTGATAGTAAATATACTGAAAAAGACTCTTGCACCGTAAAGAAAGAGACATTAAATAGTTCAAAAATGTCAACAGAATTCGTATTTGAAAGCGAAATAGAAAATACTCGAACTAATTCGAATGCAAACATGAACGAACATATCGGTAAAGATAATACCGATATTTCTAAAACAATCAGCAATTCATTAACAACTAATGAAATGAATGCGCATAATTCAGAAGGAACGAATCAACAGTCGTCAAATAATTTGAACGAGACAAAAACTGTAAATTCTAAAGGCATAAGTATGAGTGATGAAAACAATTTCGATACTACAGAAAATAATAGCACAGCCAACCAGACGGGACAACAGGAAAATGTGACAATTACAGACAAAAGAAACTATAGCAGTCTCGGAGATGGTGGAGACAACATAACCTCAAATGGCATATATCCGTTAGAACGCTGCACTCCAGGGccaatatttgaatttaaagaaacaaaattaacTGCAAACAAAACTGTCAAAAATGTGAATGATCAACAAATATCATCAAGCGTAAAACTTTGGGATGCAGATGACCAAGATCTTCCTCCTCTTTCAAAACTACAACGTCAATTTACTAGACTTCACCACGTACCTTGTGAAAATCATGTGCATGATAAAAAAGAATCAGCTGACTACAAATTTGGAGATGGTACTCTCTTTTTTGAAGAGAATAAG aAACTTCTGCATACATCTCGGGTGGATAAAATAATAATGGATCTGTATTTCGCCCAAAAAGCTGACTATTCAGTACATAAAGACAGACTAACATATCAGTATTTCAATACGAATGTTGGGTTTGCAAGATCATCTACAAAGCTGGACGCTTCCAAAGAATTTATCTTCGGTAGACAGAACACCACGATTGACTGTAAATTTGCTGAAACCTTAAAGAGAATTGATTTGAATAAAACAAGGGAAAATTCCTTTTTCCTTCCGTCTCCTAGAAGTCAGTGTAGAAAAGTGAAGGCCTACGCAAATCTTCAGAAGAAACTTGCATATGttttgaaacaataa